The Medicago truncatula cultivar Jemalong A17 chromosome 4, MtrunA17r5.0-ANR, whole genome shotgun sequence genome includes a region encoding these proteins:
- the LOC11444193 gene encoding auxin-induced protein 15A, giving the protein MGFRLNVIRRASFTASQAALKSAEVPKGYVAVYVGEKQKRFVVPISYLNQPLFQELLHQAEEEFGYDHPMGGLTIPCSEDVFQHITSCLNGL; this is encoded by the coding sequence ATGGGTTTCCGTTTAAATGTTATTCGACGGGCATCATTCACAGCTAGCCAAGCAGCTCTAAAATCAGCAGAAGTTCCAAAGGGCTATGTTGCAGTGTATGTTGGAGAGAAACAGAAGCGGTTTGTTGTCCCAATATCATACTTGAACCAACCATTGTTTCAAGAATTGCTACATCAAGCGGAAGAAGAATTTGGATATGATCATCCCATGGGTGGCCTCACCATTCCTTGCTCCGAAGATGTGTTCCAACATATAACTTCTTGCTTGAATGGGCTATGA
- the LOC11438645 gene encoding uncharacterized protein: MGDLQIQQESMLIPHKQKQSMIIPTSSMPHHHTHNNTVKRRSPSSSSYHQPSSKKHSFDASNLTRNGFSAITIPFSLRGNALSRCVSDPCTFPDQSMPVKGPSTALQPLPPISRCISEVIDPTEVKEAVARYLNCAEKTTPESDSMRLKRMKDRLKEMKKVWDEVMEVEEENEKDQEEEPSPDAEDEKEQEQEQEEHSLDSFVAEDEKVISQDELGNDYEEAVSVEWVDKCLSLTFKCPCGKGYEVLICANNCYYKLV; encoded by the exons ATGGGTGATTTACAGATTCAACAAGAATCCATGTTGATCCCTCACAAACAGAAACAATCCATGATTATTCCAACATCATCAATGCCTCATCATCACACTCACAACAACACTGTCAAACGCcgttcaccatcatcatcatcttatCACCAACCATCATCCAAGAAGCATTCTTTTGACGCAAGCAATCTCACCCGTAATGGCTTCTCTGCCATTACAATTCCTTTCAGTCTCCGCGGGAATGCTCTTAGCCGCTGTGTCTCTGATCCATGCACCTTTCCGGATCAATCCATGCCAGTAAAAGGGCCGTCAACTGCTTTGCAGCCTCTGCCTCCGATCAGCAGATGTATATCTGAAGTTATCGATCCTACTGAGGTTAAAGAAGCAGTAGCTCGTTATTTGAACTGTGCTGAAAAAACCACCCCTGAATCTGATTCAATG aGGCTTAAAAGGATGAAGGATCGGttaaaagaaatgaagaaagtGTGGGATGAAGTTATGGAAGTcgaggaagaaaatgaaaaagaccAAGAAGAAGAGCCCTCTCCTGATgctgaagatgaaaaagaacaagaacaagaacaagaagagCACTCTCTTGACTCTTTTGTTGCTGAAGATGAAAAAGTCATATCTCAG gaTGAATTGGGAAATGATTATGAAGAAGCTGTTAGTGTGGAGTGGGTTGATAAGTGTTTAAGCCTTACTTTCAAGTGTCCATGTGGCAAGGGATATGAGGTTCTAATCTGTGCAAACAATTGTTACTACAAGTTGGTCTAG
- the LOC11439661 gene encoding auxin-induced protein X10A, with product MGFRLPSIIRSRASSSKAVDVPKGYLAVYVGEKMKRFVIPLSYLNQPSFQELLNQAEEQFEYDHPMGGLTIPCKEDIFLDITSHLN from the coding sequence ATGGGTTTCCGTTTACCAAGTATCATCAGATCAAGGGCATCATCTTCAAAAGCTGTGGACGTTCCAAAGGGATATCTAGCAGTGTACGTAGGAGAGAAAATGAAGCGGTTTGTGATCCCTTTATCATACTTAAACCAACCATCGTTTCAAGAATTGTTGAACCAAGCTGAAGAACAATTTGAATATGATCATCCAATGGGTGGTCTTACTATTCCTTGCAAAGAAGACATTTTCTTAGATATTACTTCTCACttgaattga
- the LOC11439583 gene encoding auxin-responsive protein SAUR21: MAIRLPLIMQAKKHILSRTLTIRKKVLSVNNIPKGYLAVYVGEEKKKKYVVPISYLHQPAFQQLLGKAEEEFGFNHPMGGLTIPCREDIFVTVTSQLEV, encoded by the coding sequence ATGGCTATTCGTTTGCCTTTAATAATGCAAGCTAAGAAGCATATCCTCTCCCGCACGCTTACAATCCGAAAAAAAGTGTTATCAGTTAATAATATACCAAAAGGGTATCTGGCGGTATATGttggagaagagaaaaagaagaaatatgtTGTTCCAATATCATACTTGCATCAACCTGCTTTTCAACAATTGCTAGGTAAAGCTGAAGAAGAGTTTGGATTTAATCATCCAATGGGTGGTCTCACCATTCCTTGCAGAGAAGATATTTTTGTTACAGTCACTTCTCAATTGGAAGTTTAA
- the LOC11440224 gene encoding auxin-induced protein X10A, whose amino-acid sequence MGFRLHATLRASVTARQASSKSVEVPKGYVAVYVGDKQKRFVIPISYLNQPLFQYLLSQAEEEFGYDHPTGGLTIPCTENVFQRITSRLNGL is encoded by the coding sequence ATGGGTTTCCGTTTACATGCTACTCTAAGGGCATCAGTAACTGCTAGACAAGCATCATCAAAATCTGTAGAAGTTCCAAAGGGCTATGTTGCAGTGTATGTTGGAGATAAACAAAAGCGGTTTGTGATCCCTATCTCATACTTAAACCAACCATTGTTTCAATATTTGTTGAGTCAAGCTGAGGAAGAGTTTGGATATGATCATCCCACAGGTGGCCTCACCATTCCTTGCACTGAAAATGTCTTCCAACGCATAACTTCTCGCTTGAATGGGCTATAA
- the LOC11443218 gene encoding auxin-induced protein 15A has translation MGFRLPGIIRRTSSSKGVDMPKGYLAVYVGEEMKRFVIPISYLNQPSFQDLLNQAEEQFEYDHPMGGLTIPCGEDMFLDITSRLSRC, from the coding sequence ATGGGTTTTCGTTTACCAGGTATCATCAGAAGGACATCGTCTTCAAAAGGCGTGGACATGCCAAAGGGATATCTAGCAGTATATGTTGGAGAGGAAATGAAACGTTTTGTGATCCCTATATCATACTTGAACCAACCATCGTTCCAAGACTTGTTGAACCAAGCCGAGGAACAATTCGAATATGATCATCCAATGGGTGGTCTCACTATTCCTTGCGGAGAAGACATGTTCTTAGATATCACTTCTCGTTTGAGTAGGTGTTAA
- the LOC11440225 gene encoding auxin-induced protein 15A — MGFRLHTILKGSVTARQTTSKSVEVKKGYVSVYVGEKLARFVVPVSYLNQPSFQDLLSQAEEEFGYDHPMGGLTIPCTEDVFQHITSCLNGL; from the coding sequence ATGGGTTTCCGTTTACACACTATTCTAAAGGGTTCAGTAACAGCTAGACAAACAACATCAAAATCAGTAGAAGTGAAAAAGGGCTATGTTTCCGTGTATGTTGGAGAGAAATTGGCGCGGTTTGTAGTTCCTGTATCATACTTGAACCAACCTTCATTTCAAGACTTGTTGAGTCAAGCCGAGGAAGAGTTTGGATATGATCATCCAATGGGTGGCCTCACCATTCCTTGCACCGAAGATGTCTTCCAACACATAACTTCTTGCTTGAATGGACTATGA
- the LOC11440226 gene encoding auxin-induced protein 15A — MGFRLNVIRQASFATSQAASKSAGVPKGYVAVYVGEKQTRFVIPISYLNQPLFQELLHQAEEEFGYDHPMGGLTIPCTEDVFQHITSCLNEP; from the coding sequence ATGGGTTTCCGCTTAAATGTTATTCGACAGGCATCATTTGCGACTAGCCAAGCAGCATCAAAATCAGCAGGAGTTCCAAAGGGCTATGTTGCAGTATATGTCGGAGAGAAACAGACGCGGTTTGTGATCCCAATATCATACTTAAACCAACCATTGTTTCAAGAATTGCTACATCAAGCGGAAGAAGAATTTGGATATGATCATCCCATGGGTGGACTCACCATTCCTTGCACTGAAGATGTCTTTCAACACATAACTTCTTGCTTGAATGAGCCATAA